Proteins from one Desulfonema limicola genomic window:
- a CDS encoding HD domain-containing protein, whose translation MWNLFKSPVTISERLIDIGLLSEIWKGVSEPVSQCSQEKETPIGIENTWENRENSQFWEQYILPYHGDIGQVHLEVIREILKDLELYGNCPSIVINDNETSADYQVLTDVSLLEHTLNVCRKARDILKTSEADYQVSMAKVMIAALGHDMGKIPEIAQPDWQMINSHTFKSCEWLKKKINHLRNKDNILEAVKLHHAGERELNPYMGNKILSILRQADYAARESELKTYRLHYRSSNEDIIQKVFDTKSLDAFSDNQSTEVEKSGLPDETRNDNQVTEDMFLKALAPEISNNEFDAFRFNNCAYFSVNVLQKVLNNQRQSLDQPPFYKAEDVRTFIDSRFTKMKKGRFRLRFKDKPRPFKPIKLYLYVTDAIPSDAMETKEADIPHDSKGRWLKSLKPINNKTETV comes from the coding sequence ATGTGGAATCTTTTTAAAAGCCCGGTGACAATATCTGAAAGACTGATTGACATCGGGCTTTTGTCAGAAATCTGGAAAGGTGTGTCTGAGCCTGTATCTCAATGCTCCCAGGAAAAGGAAACTCCTATCGGAATTGAAAATACCTGGGAAAACAGGGAAAACAGCCAGTTCTGGGAGCAATACATTCTACCGTATCATGGAGATATTGGCCAGGTGCATCTTGAAGTCATCAGAGAAATTCTGAAAGACCTGGAACTGTATGGTAACTGCCCTTCCATTGTTATAAATGACAATGAAACCTCAGCGGATTACCAGGTTCTTACTGATGTTTCACTTCTGGAACATACCCTGAATGTATGCCGGAAGGCCCGGGATATTCTGAAAACAAGTGAAGCCGATTATCAGGTGAGTATGGCAAAGGTCATGATTGCAGCGCTTGGTCACGATATGGGGAAAATTCCTGAGATTGCACAACCAGATTGGCAGATGATTAATTCTCATACTTTTAAAAGCTGTGAATGGCTGAAAAAGAAAATCAATCATCTGAGAAATAAGGATAATATCCTTGAAGCAGTAAAACTTCACCATGCCGGAGAAAGGGAATTGAATCCGTACATGGGCAATAAAATCCTGAGTATTCTGCGCCAGGCTGATTATGCTGCCAGGGAAAGTGAGTTGAAAACATACAGGCTGCATTACAGGTCATCAAATGAAGATATTATTCAAAAAGTATTTGATACAAAATCTTTAGATGCCTTCTCTGATAACCAGAGTACAGAAGTTGAAAAATCAGGTTTACCTGATGAAACCCGGAATGACAACCAGGTAACAGAAGACATGTTTCTCAAAGCATTAGCACCTGAAATATCAAACAATGAATTTGATGCGTTCCGGTTCAATAATTGCGCTTACTTTTCAGTAAATGTGCTGCAAAAGGTATTGAATAATCAAAGGCAATCCCTTGACCAGCCTCCTTTTTATAAGGCAGAAGATGTTCGGACTTTTATTGATTCCAGGTTCACCAAAATGAAAAAAGGCCGGTTCAGGCTGAGATTTAAAGATAAGCCCCGGCCATTCAAACCCATAAAGCTGTATCTATATGTAACGGATGCCATACCTTCTGATGCAATGGAAACAAAGGAAGCAGATATTCCCCATGATTCAAAAGGAAGATGGCTGAAATCACTTAAACCTATTAATAACAAAACTGAAACTGTTTAA
- a CDS encoding response regulator: MDYKKTVQIIDRHPLFRAGLKGVIESENEYRIVNESSTARQALNMADQLHPDIIILDLILPDMDGIKLTTELTDVSESSQIMVVSIHSKINYVVKSIQAGAKGYILKESGTDCLMDCLRRISTGKQFIDPSLSESLCELFMFINSPLVDNTQTQLTGREQEILHLVAENFTSKDIGKKLCISSKTVETHRYNLMKKLGLKNKVELIQYAINMGIVDMEVWKQGCRTG, from the coding sequence ATGGATTATAAAAAAACTGTTCAGATAATTGACCGGCACCCTCTTTTCAGGGCCGGATTAAAAGGTGTAATTGAAAGCGAGAATGAATACAGAATTGTCAATGAATCATCTACTGCACGTCAGGCCCTTAATATGGCTGACCAGCTACACCCGGATATTATTATCCTTGATCTGATACTCCCTGACATGGACGGGATAAAACTGACAACGGAACTGACAGATGTATCTGAGTCATCCCAGATAATGGTCGTCAGTATCCATTCCAAAATAAATTATGTGGTCAAATCAATACAGGCCGGAGCCAAAGGTTATATATTGAAGGAATCAGGAACAGACTGCCTTATGGATTGCCTCCGGCGAATTTCAACCGGAAAGCAGTTCATTGATCCCTCCCTGTCAGAAAGTCTTTGTGAACTGTTCATGTTTATAAATTCCCCCCTGGTAGATAATACCCAGACTCAACTGACGGGAAGAGAACAGGAGATTCTGCATCTTGTTGCAGAAAATTTTACATCAAAGGACATTGGGAAAAAACTGTGCATAAGTTCCAAAACAGTTGAAACGCACAGGTATAACCTCATGAAAAAGCTGGGCCTGAAAAACAAGGTGGAACTTATTCAATATGCAAT